The Oceanidesulfovibrio indonesiensis DNA segment AAAAGAAATCCATCCCGAAGTTTACAAGGCTACTGTCCACTGCGCCTGCGGCTATGAGAGCCAGATGCTCTCCACAAAGGGCGAGGACATCGAGGTCGAAATCTGCTCCAACTGCCATCCGTTCTTCACTGGCAAGCAGCGTTTCGTGGACACCGCGGGCCGCATCGATCGTTTCCGCAAGAAGTACGCAAAGTTCGAGAAAGGCGCCAAGTAGCAGCGTGCGGAAGCAGCACATGGCGAACCCTTTTGCCTTCTTGCGCCGGTTCTCCGGCATACTCGTTGCGCAGGCGAGCTCCATTGGCGGCCAGGCCGTCATGGAGGGCGTCATGATGCGCAATACGGACAAGCTGGCCATAGCCGTGCGCAAGTGCGACGGCTCCATCTATGTGGAGACGTGGCCCTGGTTTTCCCTCACCGACAGGTTCCCATGGGTCAAAAAACCGTTTCTGCGCGGTTTTCCGGTTCTCGTGGAAACCCTGGTCAACGGCATCAAGGCGCTCAACTTCTCGGCCGTTCAGGCCGCGGAAGACGCCGAGGACGAAGAGGGAGAGGGCGGACTCAAAACGTGGCATCTGGTGCTCACGCTTTTCTTGTCCGTGGGCCTGGCGTTGGGGCTGTTCGTCGTTGTGCCGCATCTGTTTTCGCTGGGCATGCAGTATATGGGGCTTGGCAG contains these protein-coding regions:
- the rpmE gene encoding 50S ribosomal protein L31; the protein is MKKEIHPEVYKATVHCACGYESQMLSTKGEDIEVEICSNCHPFFTGKQRFVDTAGRIDRFRKKYAKFEKGAK